From the Streptococcus sp. 29887 genome, one window contains:
- the budA gene encoding acetolactate decarboxylase gives MQVNRLFQYNTLGALMAGLYDGSLTVGELLEHGDLGLGTLDSIDGELIVLDGKAYQAKGAGEKPEVVEVPAAMKVPYAAVIFHEAEVIFKQRFEMTSDELHQRIESYYDGENLFRSIKIKGTFSRMHVRMIPKSASDVRFAEVASRQPEYTAENISGTIVGIWTPEIFHGVSVAGYHLHFISDDLTFGGHVMDYIISQGMVEVGPVDQLDQRFPVQDRQYLFAKFNAKEVREDINKAE, from the coding sequence ATGCAAGTAAATCGATTATTTCAATACAATACACTTGGTGCCTTGATGGCGGGTTTATATGATGGTTCTTTGACGGTGGGCGAATTGCTGGAACATGGTGATTTAGGCTTGGGAACTCTGGATTCCATTGATGGTGAGTTGATTGTCCTAGATGGAAAGGCCTATCAGGCCAAAGGAGCAGGGGAGAAACCAGAGGTGGTGGAGGTTCCTGCTGCTATGAAGGTTCCCTATGCAGCGGTTATTTTCCATGAAGCAGAAGTGATTTTCAAACAACGCTTTGAAATGACCAGTGATGAATTGCACCAGCGGATTGAATCCTATTATGATGGAGAAAATCTTTTTCGTTCTATCAAAATCAAAGGGACGTTTTCACGGATGCATGTTCGTATGATTCCTAAATCGGCTTCGGATGTTCGATTTGCGGAGGTGGCTAGTCGTCAGCCTGAGTATACCGCCGAGAACATTTCGGGTACTATTGTTGGTATTTGGACACCAGAGATTTTTCATGGGGTCAGTGTGGCAGGTTACCATTTGCATTTTATCTCAGACGATTTGACCTTTGGGGGTCATGTCATGGACTATATCATTTCACAAGGAATGGTTGAAGTGGGACCAGTCGATCAGCTGGATCAACGCTTCCCAGTCCAAGACCGCCAATATTTGTTTGCTAAGTTCAACGCCAAGGAAGTCAGAGAAGATATTAATAAGGCGGAGTAG
- a CDS encoding tetratricopeptide repeat protein produces MNNSEKMLACLDQQDLDKADKYFKRALEQDDNDTLLSLAAYLESIGFFPQAAQIYDQLKETYPEVVLNLAQIAFEDGLVEEAFAYLEEISEDSPAYVEALLVKADLYQAEGLSDVAREKLLEASHLSDEPIILFGLAELDMELEYFKEAISYYAQLDNREIYELTGVSTYQRIGLAYASLGKFEAAIEFLEKAVELEYDDQTVFELAALLFESEEYQKANLYFKQLDTINPDFEGYEYAYAQSLRAEHKIEEALAMTEKGLAKNDFDANLLLQASQYAYEMHDEAAAEDYLLKAREVADDSNELALRLSNLYLEQERFDEVVALFDEELDNVLARWNVAKAYQALERDEEASELYAELAGELAENPEFLADYVGLLRQLGRLDEAREQASRYIQLVPDDLAMQEFLNEE; encoded by the coding sequence ATGAACAATAGTGAAAAAATGTTGGCTTGTTTGGACCAACAGGATTTAGATAAGGCAGATAAGTATTTCAAGCGTGCCTTGGAGCAAGATGATAATGACACCCTTTTGTCCTTGGCTGCCTATCTGGAAAGTATTGGTTTTTTCCCCCAGGCTGCACAAATCTATGATCAGCTCAAGGAAACCTATCCTGAGGTGGTTCTCAATCTGGCTCAGATTGCTTTTGAAGATGGCTTGGTTGAAGAAGCCTTTGCTTATTTGGAGGAAATTTCGGAAGACAGTCCTGCCTATGTGGAAGCCTTGTTGGTCAAGGCAGACTTGTATCAGGCGGAAGGATTATCAGATGTGGCGCGTGAAAAATTGCTAGAAGCCAGTCATTTGTCTGATGAACCAATTATCCTCTTTGGCTTGGCAGAGTTGGACATGGAATTGGAATACTTTAAGGAGGCTATTTCCTACTATGCCCAGCTGGATAATCGTGAAATCTACGAATTAACAGGGGTTTCGACCTATCAGCGAATTGGGCTTGCCTATGCAAGTTTGGGGAAATTTGAAGCGGCCATTGAATTTTTGGAAAAGGCTGTTGAGTTGGAATACGATGACCAGACTGTTTTTGAGTTAGCTGCTCTGCTATTTGAAAGCGAAGAATACCAAAAGGCCAATCTCTACTTCAAGCAGCTGGATACCATCAATCCTGATTTTGAGGGCTATGAATATGCCTACGCCCAATCCCTTCGTGCCGAACATAAGATTGAAGAAGCCTTGGCAATGACAGAAAAGGGCTTGGCCAAAAATGATTTTGATGCCAATCTCTTGCTTCAAGCTTCTCAGTATGCCTATGAAATGCACGATGAGGCAGCTGCTGAAGACTATCTTCTCAAAGCAAGGGAAGTGGCAGATGACAGCAATGAATTAGCCCTCCGCTTGTCCAATCTCTATTTGGAGCAGGAGCGGTTTGATGAGGTTGTGGCCCTCTTTGACGAGGAGCTGGACAATGTCTTGGCGCGTTGGAATGTAGCTAAGGCCTATCAAGCTCTGGAAAGAGATGAGGAAGCGAGTGAGCTTTACGCTGAATTAGCTGGGGAATTGGCGGAAAATCCTGAATTTTTGGCTGATTATGTAGGTTTATTACGTCAACTTGGTCGCTTGGATGAGGCAAGAGAGCAAGCTAGCCGTTATATCCAATTGGTGCCAGATGATTTGGCCATGCAAGAATTTTTGAATGAAGAGTAG
- a CDS encoding AI-2E family transporter, translated as MDEQQQRFRMSWFFKWFVNNQAVTFFLVTLLVLLTIFVFTKVSFLLKPIGSFIEIILLPMLLTGLLYYLLNPIVDWLEKYKITRTAAISVLFVLIGMLLVWGLAVVIPSIQGQVVSFAQNLPSNIQKIESQVTTLLENEQFEQFRPTALEILNKVNDQIVSYAQKFSSSAVNWASSLISTASQIIVAILIMPFILFYLLRDGQHLNRHVTQYLPTKWRSSVSKVLTDVNAQLSNYVRGQVTVAIIVALMFSVMFSVIGLSYPVTLGVMAGFLNLIPYLGSFLAMIPAVVLGLIAGPVMLVKVLIVFMLEQTIEGRFVTPLIIGSSLSIHPITILFVLLTAGQMYGVLGVLLGIPIYASIKVLVKAVFEWYKVYSGLYEKEGETEEVHEQ; from the coding sequence ATGGATGAACAGCAGCAACGATTTAGAATGTCCTGGTTTTTTAAGTGGTTTGTAAACAATCAGGCTGTTACTTTTTTTCTAGTAACCTTATTGGTTCTATTAACTATTTTTGTTTTTACTAAGGTCAGCTTTTTGCTGAAGCCGATTGGGAGTTTTATTGAAATTATTCTCCTGCCCATGTTGTTGACAGGTTTGCTCTATTATCTCTTAAATCCTATTGTGGATTGGTTGGAGAAATATAAGATTACACGGACAGCTGCTATTTCGGTCTTATTTGTATTGATTGGCATGCTTTTGGTTTGGGGCTTGGCTGTTGTTATTCCAAGTATTCAAGGGCAGGTCGTTTCTTTCGCCCAAAATCTGCCGTCTAATATTCAAAAGATTGAAAGTCAAGTGACGACCTTATTGGAAAATGAACAATTTGAACAGTTCCGTCCAACTGCCTTGGAAATTTTGAATAAGGTCAATGACCAAATTGTTTCCTATGCGCAGAAATTTTCTTCCAGTGCGGTAAACTGGGCTAGTAGCTTGATTTCAACGGCATCGCAGATTATAGTGGCTATTTTGATTATGCCCTTTATTCTCTTCTATCTATTACGAGATGGTCAGCATTTAAATCGTCATGTCACCCAGTACTTACCGACAAAATGGCGTTCATCCGTCAGCAAGGTTTTGACAGATGTCAATGCTCAGTTGTCTAACTATGTTCGTGGTCAGGTGACGGTCGCTATTATTGTTGCTCTCATGTTTTCTGTCATGTTTTCAGTGATTGGACTTAGTTATCCTGTAACCTTGGGGGTTATGGCTGGTTTTCTTAATCTGATACCCTACTTGGGTTCATTTTTGGCTATGATTCCGGCAGTAGTGTTAGGATTGATTGCTGGACCGGTCATGTTGGTCAAGGTTTTGATTGTTTTCATGTTGGAGCAGACCATTGAAGGTCGTTTCGTGACCCCGCTCATTATTGGTAGCTCTTTGAGTATCCATCCCATTACCATTTTGTTTGTCTTGTTGACGGCAGGTCAGATGTATGGAGTACTGGGGGTTCTGCTCGGTATTCCAATCTATGCCTCTATTAAGGTCTTGGTCAAGGCTGTATTTGAATGGTATAAGGTCTACAGTGGTTTATATGAAAAAGAAGGAGAAACTGAAGAAGTTCATGAACAATAG
- a CDS encoding lactonase family protein — MAVYFGTYTKRESKGIYKAQFNSETGQLSNLELVAEEPNPTYLAFDKAGRLYSVGDENGQGGIVAFDTDFSLLNHVVSEGAPHCYVAVDDERNLVYAANYHKGQVLVYKRLEDGSLELADIAQHQGSGPHENQASAHVHFSDLTPDKFLVTCDLGADQVVTYKVSDQGKIEKLATYQAAAGSGPRHIVFHPVAKIAYLICELNSTIEILIYDGWGEFEHLQTISTLPQDHTGFNGTAAIRITKDGKFVYGSNRGNDSIAVYKTLGDASLELVQIVSTHGKTPRDFTLSPDEKHLIAVHQDSDNTTVFSRDTETGRLTELSHDFYLPEAVSVTFFED, encoded by the coding sequence ATGGCTGTCTATTTCGGTACTTACACCAAACGTGAATCAAAAGGTATTTATAAGGCACAATTTAATAGCGAAACTGGGCAACTCAGTAACTTAGAATTGGTTGCTGAAGAACCAAACCCAACCTATCTTGCTTTTGATAAGGCTGGTCGACTATACTCAGTCGGAGATGAAAATGGACAAGGGGGAATCGTAGCTTTCGATACAGATTTCAGCTTGCTAAACCATGTGGTTAGCGAGGGTGCACCTCACTGCTATGTAGCCGTAGATGACGAACGAAATCTAGTTTATGCCGCCAATTACCACAAGGGGCAAGTTCTGGTCTATAAACGACTAGAAGATGGCTCCCTAGAACTTGCTGATATTGCTCAGCACCAAGGTTCTGGTCCACATGAAAATCAAGCATCCGCCCATGTTCACTTTTCTGATTTGACACCTGATAAGTTCTTGGTGACCTGTGATTTAGGTGCTGACCAAGTTGTAACCTACAAGGTTTCAGACCAAGGAAAAATAGAGAAACTTGCGACCTATCAGGCCGCTGCTGGAAGTGGTCCACGCCACATCGTTTTCCATCCAGTTGCGAAAATTGCCTACCTCATCTGTGAACTTAATTCAACTATTGAAATCCTTATTTACGATGGCTGGGGAGAGTTCGAGCACCTACAAACTATCTCTACACTTCCACAAGACCATACAGGCTTCAATGGCACAGCTGCTATTCGTATCACCAAAGATGGAAAATTTGTCTACGGTTCTAACCGTGGTAACGACTCAATCGCCGTCTATAAAACACTTGGTGATGCCAGTCTTGAATTGGTCCAAATCGTGTCAACCCATGGCAAGACACCCCGTGACTTTACCCTAAGCCCAGACGAGAAACATCTGATTGCCGTCCATCAAGACTCTGATAATACGACTGTTTTTTCAAGAGATACAGAAACAGGTCGACTGACGGAACTTTCTCATGATTTTTACCTACCAGAAGCTGTATCTGTCACATTTTTTGAAGACTAA
- a CDS encoding ISL3 family transposase — MEQLNLITNLLRIKDKNITISNEYDMGTHLELHGHLDYTAPKCPSCKGQMAKYDFQKPSKIPYLETAGYPLLIRLRKRRFKCKDCRKIAVAETPLVKKNHQISVAVNQKIAQLLIENQAMTHIAHRLSISTSSVMRKLNEFKFETDWNTLPEVMSWDEYAFKKGKMSFIAQDFNSLNVITILDGRTQATIRNHFLRYPRKVRNQVKVITMDMFSPYYKLARQLFPNTKIVLDRFHIVQHLSRAMNRVRILIMNQFDRKSQEYRSLKRYWKLIQQDSRKLSDKRFYRPMFRMHLTNKEILEKLLSFSEELRQHYELYQLLLFHFQEKNSDHFFDLIEQEIANVNPIFQTVFKTFLKDKEKVLNAMELPYSNAKLEATNNLIKVIKRNAFGFRNFENFKKRILIALNIKKERTNFVLSRC; from the coding sequence ATGGAACAACTAAATCTTATCACAAATCTTCTCAGAATTAAAGACAAAAATATCACTATCTCTAATGAATATGATATGGGAACTCACTTAGAACTTCATGGTCATTTGGATTATACAGCCCCTAAATGTCCCTCCTGCAAGGGACAAATGGCAAAATACGACTTCCAAAAACCCTCCAAAATTCCCTACCTAGAAACTGCTGGTTATCCCTTGCTTATCCGACTTAGAAAGCGTCGCTTCAAGTGTAAAGATTGCAGAAAAATAGCGGTCGCTGAAACTCCTCTTGTCAAGAAGAACCACCAAATCTCCGTCGCTGTTAACCAGAAGATTGCTCAATTACTCATCGAAAATCAAGCAATGACACATATTGCACACAGGCTATCTATCTCAACCTCATCAGTTATGAGAAAGCTTAATGAGTTCAAGTTTGAAACAGATTGGAATACCTTACCTGAGGTGATGAGCTGGGATGAGTATGCCTTCAAAAAGGGGAAAATGAGCTTTATCGCTCAAGATTTCAACTCCCTAAATGTCATAACTATTCTAGACGGAAGAACACAAGCAACCATCCGAAACCACTTTCTACGCTATCCTAGAAAGGTTAGAAATCAAGTCAAAGTCATTACCATGGATATGTTTAGTCCTTACTACAAATTGGCTAGACAGCTATTTCCAAACACCAAGATTGTTCTGGACCGCTTTCACATTGTGCAGCACCTTAGCCGTGCTATGAACCGCGTTCGTATTCTAATTATGAATCAATTCGACAGAAAATCGCAGGAATACCGGTCCTTGAAACGCTACTGGAAATTGATACAACAAGATAGCCGTAAACTCAGCGATAAACGATTTTATCGCCCTATGTTTCGCATGCACTTGACTAACAAGGAAATCCTAGAAAAACTACTGTCTTTTTCAGAGGAACTACGACAGCACTATGAACTCTATCAGCTTCTCTTGTTCCATTTCCAAGAGAAAAACTCAGATCATTTCTTTGACCTTATCGAACAGGAAATAGCCAATGTTAATCCTATTTTCCAGACGGTATTTAAGACATTTCTAAAGGATAAAGAAAAGGTTTTAAACGCCATGGAATTGCCTTATTCGAACGCCAAACTGGAAGCTACCAACAATCTCATCAAAGTCATTAAAAGAAATGCCTTTGGTTTCAGGAACTTTGAAAATTTTAAAAAACGTATTTTGATTGCTTTGAACATAAAGAAAGAGAGAACGAACTTCGTCCTCTCTAGGTGTTAG
- the eno gene encoding surface-displayed alpha-enolase: protein MSIITDVYAREVLDSRGNPTLEVEVYTESGAFGRGMVPSGASTGEHEAVELRDGDKSRYLGLGTQKAVDNVNNVIADAIIGYDVRDQQAIDRAMIALDGTPNKGKLGANAILGVSIAVARAAADYLEVPLYTYLGGFNTKVLPTPMMNIINGGSHSDAPIAFQEFMILPVGAPSFKEGLRWGAEVFHALKKILKARGLVTAVGDEGGFAPKFEGTEDGVETIIEAIEAAGYEAGENGIMIGFDCASSEFYDKERKVYDYTKFEGEGAAVRTSAEQIDYLEELVNKYPIITIEDGMDENDWDGWKALTERLGKRVQLVGDDFFVTNTDYLARGIKEGAANSILIKVNQIGTLTETFEAIEMAKEAGYTAVVSHRSGETEDSTIADIAVATNAGQIKTGSLSRTDRIAKYNQLLRIEDQLGEVAVYKGLNSFYNLKK from the coding sequence ATGTCAATTATTACTGATGTTTACGCTCGCGAAGTCCTTGACTCACGCGGTAACCCTACACTTGAAGTTGAAGTTTATACTGAATCAGGTGCTTTCGGACGTGGTATGGTTCCTTCAGGAGCTTCTACTGGTGAGCACGAAGCAGTTGAGCTTCGCGACGGTGACAAATCTCGTTACCTTGGTCTTGGTACTCAAAAAGCTGTTGACAACGTAAATAACGTGATTGCTGACGCTATCATCGGTTATGACGTTCGTGATCAACAAGCTATCGACCGTGCTATGATCGCTCTTGACGGTACTCCTAACAAAGGTAAATTGGGTGCAAACGCAATCCTTGGTGTTTCTATCGCTGTTGCACGTGCAGCTGCTGACTACCTTGAAGTGCCACTTTACACTTACCTTGGCGGATTCAACACTAAAGTATTGCCAACTCCAATGATGAACATCATCAACGGTGGTTCTCACTCAGACGCTCCTATCGCTTTCCAAGAATTCATGATCTTGCCAGTTGGTGCTCCTTCATTCAAAGAAGGTCTTCGCTGGGGTGCTGAAGTATTCCACGCTTTGAAGAAAATCTTGAAAGCTCGTGGTTTGGTAACAGCTGTTGGTGACGAAGGTGGTTTCGCTCCTAAGTTCGAAGGAACTGAAGACGGTGTTGAAACAATCATCGAAGCTATCGAAGCTGCTGGTTACGAAGCTGGCGAAAACGGCATCATGATCGGTTTCGACTGTGCGTCATCTGAATTCTACGACAAAGAGCGTAAAGTTTACGACTACACTAAATTCGAAGGTGAAGGCGCTGCTGTTCGTACATCTGCAGAGCAAATTGACTACCTTGAAGAATTGGTTAACAAATACCCAATCATCACTATCGAAGATGGTATGGATGAGAACGACTGGGATGGCTGGAAAGCTCTTACTGAGCGTCTTGGCAAACGCGTTCAATTGGTTGGTGACGACTTCTTCGTAACAAACACTGACTACCTTGCACGTGGTATCAAAGAAGGTGCTGCTAACTCAATCCTTATCAAAGTTAACCAAATCGGTACTCTTACTGAAACATTCGAAGCTATCGAAATGGCTAAAGAAGCTGGCTACACTGCAGTTGTATCACACCGTTCAGGTGAAACTGAAGATTCAACAATCGCTGACATCGCAGTTGCAACTAACGCTGGCCAAATCAAGACTGGTTCATTGTCACGTACAGACCGTATCGCTAAATACAACCAATTGCTTCGTATCGAAGATCAATTGGGTGAAGTTGCAGTCTACAAAGGCTTGAACTCATTCTACAACTTGAAAAAATAA
- a CDS encoding DUF1694 domain-containing protein: MTNLHTTILQKASGETRLNPDEQRLYMGTYRERVVLLLTFEDLANEFAISAFDTICQKLANSYIPLFLKLSPSLADKQQISLMKLAQAHGITTSIIDEKIGQSPYALVFHTDHAVDLEEINLEVIFPNLVKKEEKKEEQKPSFWKKLFG, encoded by the coding sequence ATGACTAATTTACATACTACAATCCTACAAAAAGCCTCTGGTGAAACCCGTCTAAACCCTGATGAACAGCGCTTATACATGGGAACTTATCGCGAGCGCGTTGTTCTTCTTCTCACCTTCGAGGACTTAGCAAATGAGTTTGCCATATCGGCATTCGATACCATCTGCCAAAAGCTAGCAAATAGCTACATACCTCTCTTTCTTAAACTCTCTCCCTCTCTGGCGGACAAGCAACAAATTTCCCTGATGAAACTCGCTCAAGCCCATGGAATTACTACTTCCATCATCGATGAGAAAATTGGGCAATCTCCGTACGCTCTGGTCTTCCATACAGATCATGCAGTTGATTTAGAAGAAATTAACTTAGAAGTTATCTTTCCAAATCTTGTCAAGAAGGAAGAAAAAAAGGAAGAGCAAAAACCCTCCTTCTGGAAAAAATTATTTGGATAA
- a CDS encoding glycerate kinase gives MRILIAPDSFKESLSAIEVAKAIKQGFSKVYPQASYDLLPLGDGGEGTLDSLTQALDLEKYQTEVTGPFGDRICVDYAMRDGLAVFEMAAIVGLASIPLEKRNPLLVSTRGVGELLVELVQKGANQFFIGIGGSASHDGGIGMAAGLGVKFYDREGQELEAIGANLGKIADFSQDDIGIDLSSVQIDLVTDVDNFLCGHQGATYVFAGQKGLEATKFEQVDREMERFYQLVNPAILTLAGAGAGGGMAAGLVQFAGARIQTGINFVLDQLDFDKRVAEADLVIVGEGRMDAQSLAGKTPIGVARRTPDHIPIIAICGSLKDDLPDFPFENICAAFPIIASVENLEDTLQKAEKNLVRTAEQVARILQLGGKLEGFN, from the coding sequence ATGCGTATTCTAATTGCTCCAGATTCCTTCAAAGAATCTCTCTCAGCAATAGAGGTTGCTAAAGCCATAAAGCAAGGATTTTCAAAGGTCTATCCCCAGGCAAGTTATGATTTGCTTCCCTTGGGTGATGGAGGTGAAGGAACCCTCGACAGTTTGACGCAAGCCTTAGATTTAGAGAAATACCAGACAGAAGTGACAGGACCATTTGGGGATAGGATATGTGTTGACTATGCAATGCGAGATGGTCTGGCTGTTTTTGAAATGGCTGCGATAGTGGGACTTGCCAGCATTCCGCTAGAAAAAAGAAATCCTTTGCTAGTTTCTACTAGAGGAGTGGGTGAACTGCTGGTTGAACTGGTGCAGAAAGGTGCCAACCAGTTTTTCATCGGAATTGGTGGCTCTGCCAGCCATGATGGCGGCATTGGAATGGCAGCAGGTCTTGGTGTGAAATTCTATGACAGAGAGGGGCAGGAACTGGAAGCCATCGGTGCCAATCTGGGTAAGATTGCGGACTTTTCCCAAGATGACATAGGTATTGATTTGTCGTCTGTTCAGATTGATTTGGTAACTGACGTGGATAATTTTCTCTGTGGACATCAGGGAGCCACTTATGTTTTTGCTGGTCAGAAGGGGCTGGAAGCCACGAAGTTTGAGCAAGTGGATAGAGAGATGGAAAGATTTTATCAGCTTGTCAATCCAGCAATCTTGACACTGGCTGGTGCTGGTGCAGGCGGTGGGATGGCGGCAGGCTTGGTGCAGTTTGCAGGTGCCCGCATCCAAACAGGTATAAACTTTGTTCTGGATCAATTAGATTTTGACAAGCGAGTAGCTGAGGCTGACCTAGTTATTGTCGGTGAGGGACGAATGGATGCCCAGAGTTTGGCAGGCAAAACGCCAATCGGTGTAGCTCGAAGGACTCCGGATCATATTCCTATCATCGCTATTTGTGGCAGTTTGAAGGATGATTTACCTGATTTTCCTTTTGAAAATATCTGTGCCGCTTTTCCGATAATCGCAAGCGTTGAAAATCTAGAGGACACGCTTCAAAAAGCAGAAAAAAACCTGGTCCGCACAGCAGAACAGGTGGCAAGAATTCTTCAGTTGGGAGGAAAATTGGAAGGATTTAATTGA
- a CDS encoding HAD family hydrolase, whose amino-acid sequence MYQTILFDLDGTLTDSGQGILNSVAYALDQMGIEEPDLASLQRFIGPPLYESFARFYQLNPADTQAAVDAFRVYFKEKGMFENQLYDGVIPLLEALTEAGKTLAIATSKPEVFAKQILDYFGIAHYFDVIAGASLDNSRISKADVITYALAQLDYNLQTTIMVGDREHDIEGAQANQLASIGVLYGYGNRLELEEAGATMIAETLLDLKQLLV is encoded by the coding sequence ATGTATCAGACTATTTTATTTGACCTTGACGGTACCTTAACAGATTCTGGACAAGGTATCCTAAATTCCGTCGCCTACGCATTGGACCAAATGGGTATTGAAGAGCCTGACTTGGCTAGTTTACAACGCTTTATCGGTCCACCGCTCTATGAATCCTTTGCCCGTTTTTATCAACTAAATCCAGCAGATACCCAGGCAGCTGTTGACGCCTTTCGGGTTTATTTTAAAGAAAAGGGCATGTTTGAAAACCAACTCTACGACGGTGTTATTCCTCTTTTAGAAGCTCTGACGGAAGCAGGTAAAACCTTGGCTATCGCCACCTCTAAACCCGAAGTCTTTGCCAAGCAAATTCTGGATTATTTTGGCATTGCTCATTATTTTGATGTCATTGCCGGAGCTAGTTTAGATAACAGTCGTATTAGTAAGGCAGACGTCATCACCTACGCCTTAGCCCAACTGGACTACAATCTACAAACAACGATTATGGTCGGGGATCGTGAACATGATATCGAAGGAGCCCAGGCCAACCAGCTAGCTTCTATCGGAGTCCTTTATGGCTACGGAAATCGACTAGAATTGGAAGAGGCTGGCGCAACAATGATAGCCGAAACCCTTCTTGACTTAAAACAACTCTTAGTCTAG
- the serB gene encoding phosphoserine phosphatase SerB, producing MTKGLLVMDVDSTLIMEEGIDLLGEEAGVGEQVADITERAMRGELDFEEALRERVALLKGLSVSVFNRIMEKIHFTPGAVELVAELKNRGFKVAVVSGGFHETVDRLASQLELDYVRANRLEVVDGFLTGQVLGDIVTKDTKKACLEAWAAENGLALSQTIAMGDGANDLPMIQRAGIGVAFCAKPIVQEQAAYQINEKNLYKLIEILDGK from the coding sequence ATGACAAAAGGATTATTGGTTATGGATGTGGATTCTACACTGATTATGGAAGAAGGTATTGACCTTCTTGGTGAGGAAGCGGGTGTAGGCGAGCAGGTTGCAGATATTACAGAACGTGCTATGCGTGGGGAATTGGATTTTGAAGAAGCATTACGCGAGCGTGTTGCCTTGTTAAAGGGACTGTCTGTTTCTGTTTTTAATCGGATTATGGAAAAAATTCATTTTACACCAGGGGCAGTGGAATTGGTTGCGGAATTAAAAAATCGTGGTTTCAAGGTTGCAGTCGTATCAGGTGGATTTCATGAAACAGTGGATCGTCTTGCTAGTCAGCTAGAATTAGATTATGTTCGTGCCAATCGTTTAGAAGTAGTTGATGGATTTTTGACAGGTCAAGTTTTGGGCGATATTGTGACCAAGGATACCAAGAAGGCTTGTTTGGAAGCCTGGGCGGCTGAAAATGGCCTAGCTCTATCTCAGACTATTGCTATGGGGGATGGTGCTAATGACCTACCGATGATTCAAAGAGCAGGAATTGGAGTTGCTTTTTGCGCCAAGCCAATTGTGCAAGAACAGGCAGCTTATCAAATCAATGAAAAAAATCTCTATAAACTAATAGAGATTTTGGATGGTAAATAA